One genomic window of Rissa tridactyla isolate bRisTri1 unplaced genomic scaffold, bRisTri1.patW.cur.20221130 scaffold_29, whole genome shotgun sequence includes the following:
- the LOC128903240 gene encoding olfactory receptor 14J1-like codes for LHYGTLLGSRACVHMAAAAWGSGFLNALLHTANTFSLPLCQGNALGQFFCEIPQILKLSCSHSYLREVGLLVVSACLGFGCFVFIVLSYVQIFRAVLRIPSEQGRHKAFSTCLPHLAVVSLLVSTAMFAYLKPPSISSPVLDLVVAVLYSVLPPVLETGGTP; via the exons ctgcactacgggaccctcctgggcagcagagcttgtgtccacatggcagcagctgcctggggcagtgggtttctcaatgctctcctgcacacggccaatacattttccctacccctctgccagggcaatgccctgggccagttcttctgtgaaatcccccagatcctcaagctctcctgctcacactcctacctcagggaagttgggcttcttgtggtcagtgcctgtttaggctttggttgttttgtgttcatcgtgctgtcctacgtgcagatcttcagggccgttctgaggatcccctctgagcagggacggcacaaagccttttccacctgcctccctcacctggccgtcgtctccctgcttgtcagcactgccatgtttgcctacctgaagcccccctccatctcctccccagttctcgacctggtggtggctgtgctgtactcagtgttgcctcca GTACTGGagactggcgggactccctga